From one Anopheles bellator chromosome 1, idAnoBellAS_SP24_06.2, whole genome shotgun sequence genomic stretch:
- the LOC131205430 gene encoding uncharacterized protein LOC131205430: MTMSHLLKQTKKCCVKIIRKLSLNSSTTGGGGASSGGDDDQSPTATGVGLNNRIPGKYVLHKNCTPTRCKIQPGCPEGGGTTASFDELRHSTFGWSAGSGLEHPHEAVGFHPLAEEQSIAGESLSFRRSFAGSPTPADNIPETQNNYSAARNAKNLPKKRTNITSNKNVNLRKCFRLRSKTFDTTAPVPGGVPNGTAGPPVVVAAAVTQEVSAPVQGSGVAAPAVDVEVPDSQTLANNNSSSRLIGARLDKISKSLMRGVEVVGGTGVGGGGPEEHHYHGGLAKISKPLFLTSKKHRRSNYNHIDAADDDDDDDGEGRWRRSYPQTEAITLTSALMFSATDRQQQQLRPQQEQETTLTTLVAGGGQYQYHHNAPSVLERLTVAETAAAILFEKVKYDRTKRYLIDQLTEAESTSLSGGPGSPASLAFQGLSSSCSSSPFHLAVAAAAAKSEDFVDPWKNYNIRGGACWDKVSKSPWDSTASVKASPVAHSTPPAPAPASPPAVRAPPVQTSYTPVRSHWNPFEYSPAHLARLAPASSNQQQQQQHLSGGGEPKHPQYRPAFQVQTDVWENLNNKHYEIDTDVVWRSTRCSSRRTSASTVETWIDDETFDNSFNEELERRCATLQICE, from the exons ATGACCATGTCGCATCTACTGAAGCAAACCAAGAAGTGTTGCGTTAAG ATTATTCGCAAACTGTCGCTCAACTCGAGCacgaccggtggcggtggtgcgtcctccggcggcgacgatgatcAGTCACCGACGGCAACCGGAGTGGGCCTCAACAATCGCATCCCGGGCAAGTACGTCCTGCACAAGAACTGTACACCGACGCGCTGCAAAATACAGCCGGGCTGCCCGGAAGGAGGCGGCACCACCGCGAGCTTCGATGAGTTGCGCCACTCGACGTTCGGTTGGTCGGCCGGTTCCGGACTGGAGCACCCGCACGAAGCGGTCGGTTTTCATCCGCTCGCCGAAGAGCAATCGATCGCCGGTGAGTCGCTAAGCTTCCGGCGATCCTTCGCCGGTTCACCGACGCCGGCGGACAACATTCCCGAGACGCAAAACAACTACAGTGCGGCCCGGAACGCCAAGAACCTGCCGAAGAAGCGCACCAACATTACGAGCAACAAGAACGTGAATCTGCGCAAATGTTTCCGGCTGCGCTCGAAAACGTTCGACACGACggccccggtgccgggtggtgtcccgaacggaacggcaggacccccggtggtggtggcggctgccgTCACGCAGGAAGTCAGTGCACCGGTGCAGGGCAGCGGTGTGGCGGCCCCTGCAGTGGACGTGGAGGTGCCGGACTCGCAGACactggccaacaacaacagcagcagccggttgATTGGGGCGCGGCTGGATAAGATCAGCAAAAGTTTGATGCGTGGCGTCGAGGTGGTCGGCGGGAccggggtcggtggtggtggccccgagGAGCACCACTATCACGGGGGTTTGGCAAAGATATCGAAACCCCTGTTTCTGACCTCCAAGAAGCACCGGCGAAGCAACTACAACCACATCGACgcggccgatgatgacgatgacgatga CGGTGAAGGGCGGTGGCGAAGGTCGTACCCGCAGACGGAGGCGATAACCCTCACGAGTGCCCTCATGTTCTCGGCGAccgatcggcagcagcagcagctccggccACAGCAGGAACAGGAGACGACCCTCACGAcactggtggccggcggtggccagtacCAGTACCACCACAACGCCCCGTCGGTGCTGGAGCGCCTAACGGTGGCGGAAACGGCCGCCGCGATCCTGTTCGAGAAGGTCAAGTACGATCGCACCAAGCGCTATCTGATCGATCAGCTCACCGAGGCGGAATCCACGTCCCTGTCCGGGGGTCCCGGTTCACCGGCCTCCCTGGCCTTCCAGGGTCTCTCGTCGTCCTGCTCGTCCTCCCCGTTCcacctggcggtggcggcggcggccgcgaaAAGTGAAGACTTTGTCGATCCGTGGAAGAACTACAACATCCGGGGCGGTGCGTGCTGGGACAAGGTCTCCAAAAGCCCCTGGGATTCGACCGCTTCGGTGAAGGCTAGCCCGGTGGCTCACTCGacaccgccagcaccagcaccagcatcacccCCAGCGGTACGGGCGCCCCCGGTCCAGACGTCCTATACCCCGGTCCGATCTCACTGGAATCCGTTCGAGTATTCTCCGGCCCATTTGGCCCGGCTGGCGCCCGCTAgcagcaatcagcagcagcagcagcagcacctatCGGGCGGCGGGGAACCAAAGCATCCGCAGTACCGACCGGCGTTCCAGGTGCAAACGGACGTCTGGGAGAACCTGAACAACAAGCACTACGAGATCGACACGGACGTGGTGTGGCGTTCGACGCGCTGCTCGTCCCGCCggaccagcgccagcaccgtCGAGACGTGGATCGATGACGAAACGTTTGACAATTCGTTCAACGAGGAGCTCGAGCGCCGCTGTGCCACCCTCCAGATATGCGAGTAG